The Rhodoferax sediminis genome has a segment encoding these proteins:
- a CDS encoding Rrf2 family transcriptional regulator — MRLSTKGRFAVTALIDLGLRENAGPVSLADIAVRHQISLSYLEQVFSRLRQCKLVESTRGPGGGYSLARGADAISVADIIGAVEGWRGGNGAQAGTPHPAAAAAMTAELWATLSAQMTAHMQSISLRSLVSEQRAKGVQVESRPARRGVYTKPKPLHTTAPNSVFALGSSLLAGR, encoded by the coding sequence ATGCGTTTAAGCACCAAAGGCCGATTTGCCGTCACCGCCCTGATCGATCTGGGCCTGCGCGAGAACGCCGGCCCGGTTTCGCTGGCCGACATCGCGGTGCGCCACCAGATCTCGCTGTCTTACCTTGAGCAGGTATTTAGCCGGCTGCGCCAGTGCAAGCTGGTGGAGAGCACGCGCGGGCCCGGCGGTGGCTATTCGCTGGCGCGCGGCGCCGACGCCATCAGCGTGGCCGACATCATTGGCGCCGTAGAGGGCTGGCGCGGTGGCAATGGCGCCCAGGCGGGCACGCCACACCCTGCCGCTGCCGCGGCCATGACGGCCGAACTCTGGGCCACGTTGAGCGCGCAGATGACGGCGCACATGCAGTCCATCAGCCTGCGTTCGCTGGTCAGCGAACAACGCGCCAAGGGTGTGCAGGTCGAGTCCCGACCGGCGCGGCGCGGCGTGTACACGAAGCCCAAGCCATTGCACACGACGGCGCCGAACTCGGTGTTTGCACTGGGCAGCAGCCTGTTGGCAGGGCGATGA
- a CDS encoding NAD(P)/FAD-dependent oxidoreductase, which translates to MIRLSEIKLSLSDAENPATPLQAAAAGILHLTPADLLRVDVFKRSFDARKADLMAVYIIDVVVTSTLEAALLAKFAGNPHIQPTPDMSWRAPVQAPADLPRRPVVVGFGPCGIFAALALAQMGFKPLVLERGKTVRERTRDTWGLWRKKVLNPESNVQFGEGGAGTFSDGKLYSQIKDPRHLGRKVMNEFVKAGAPPEILYEAHPHIGTFKLVKVVENMREQITALGGEIRFEQRVTDVLIEQGHLRGLTVLDQASGQSYELAADQVVLALGHSSRDTFTMLHTRGVHMQAKPFSIGFRIEHPQGLIDRARWGRHAGHPLLGAADYKLVHHASNGRSVYSFCMCPGGTVVAATSEPGRVVTNGMSQYSRNERNANAGIVVGIDPHDYPSDPAAFAATLGSTFDTQSLHGDAPHPLAGIVLQRQLESQAYVLGGSSYEAPGQLVGDFIAGRPSTQLGDVVPSYKPGVKLGDLASALPAYAIEAIREALPAFGRKLKGFDRPDAVLTGVETRTSSPLKMGRGEDLQSLNVRGLYPAGEGASYAGGILSAGVDGIKVAEAVARAITEQT; encoded by the coding sequence ATGATTCGCCTGTCTGAAATCAAACTTTCGCTGTCCGACGCGGAAAACCCCGCCACGCCGCTGCAGGCTGCCGCCGCTGGCATCCTGCATCTCACACCGGCCGACCTCTTGCGCGTCGATGTTTTCAAACGCAGCTTCGACGCGCGCAAAGCCGACCTCATGGCGGTCTACATCATCGATGTGGTAGTGACATCCACGCTCGAGGCCGCGCTGCTCGCGAAATTTGCCGGCAATCCGCACATTCAGCCCACGCCCGACATGAGCTGGCGCGCGCCAGTGCAGGCTCCAGCCGATCTGCCGCGGCGCCCGGTGGTGGTCGGCTTTGGCCCCTGCGGGATCTTTGCGGCGCTGGCGCTGGCGCAAATGGGCTTCAAGCCCCTCGTGCTGGAGCGCGGCAAGACCGTGCGCGAGCGCACCCGGGACACCTGGGGCCTGTGGCGCAAGAAGGTGCTCAACCCGGAGAGCAACGTGCAGTTCGGCGAGGGGGGCGCCGGCACCTTTTCCGACGGCAAGCTGTACAGCCAGATCAAGGACCCGCGCCACCTTGGCCGCAAGGTCATGAACGAGTTTGTCAAGGCCGGCGCGCCGCCCGAGATACTGTACGAAGCGCACCCGCACATCGGCACCTTCAAGCTGGTCAAGGTGGTGGAGAACATGCGCGAGCAGATCACCGCGCTGGGCGGCGAGATCCGCTTCGAGCAGCGCGTGACCGATGTGCTGATCGAGCAGGGCCATCTGCGCGGCCTCACGGTGCTGGACCAGGCCAGCGGACAAAGCTACGAGCTCGCGGCCGACCAGGTGGTGCTGGCGCTGGGCCACAGCTCGCGCGACACCTTCACCATGCTGCACACGCGCGGCGTGCACATGCAGGCCAAGCCGTTCTCGATCGGCTTTCGCATCGAGCACCCGCAGGGCCTGATCGACCGCGCGCGCTGGGGCCGCCACGCCGGCCACCCGCTGCTGGGCGCGGCCGACTACAAGCTGGTGCACCACGCCAGCAACGGCCGCTCGGTCTACAGTTTTTGCATGTGCCCCGGCGGCACGGTGGTGGCCGCCACCTCCGAGCCCGGCCGCGTGGTGACCAACGGCATGAGCCAGTATTCGCGCAACGAGCGCAACGCGAACGCGGGCATCGTGGTGGGCATCGATCCGCACGACTACCCGAGCGACCCGGCCGCCTTTGCGGCCACATTGGGGTCCACGTTCGACACGCAAAGCCTGCACGGCGATGCGCCTCATCCGCTGGCCGGCATCGTGCTGCAGCGCCAGCTCGAATCGCAGGCCTATGTGCTGGGCGGCAGCAGCTATGAAGCACCGGGCCAGCTGGTCGGTGACTTCATTGCGGGCCGGCCATCCACGCAACTGGGCGACGTGGTGCCGTCCTACAAACCGGGGGTGAAGCTGGGCGATCTGGCAAGCGCGCTGCCGGCCTATGCCATAGAGGCGATCCGCGAAGCGCTGCCCGCCTTCGGCCGCAAGCTCAAGGGCTTCGACCGGCCGGATGCGGTGCTCACAGGCGTCGAAACCCGCACCTCGTCACCGCTCAAGATGGGCCGCGGCGAGGACCTGCAGAGCCTGAATGTGCGCGGCCTGTACCCGGCCGGTGAAGGCGCGAGCTATGCCGGCGGCATCCTGTCGGCAGGTGTGGACGGCATCAAGGTGGCCGAGGCAGTGGCCAGAGCCATCACGGAACAAACCTGA
- a CDS encoding YXWGXW repeat-containing protein, translating to MPLNQIFRGQPRAMPALLAAVAASLCLSACVVAPLPGPPPAQYQGYQGEPEVVAPVAPPAPYAEAITVAPAPGYIWIGGFWSWGGGRYAWNAGHWERPRPGYHWAPRSWAQGPHGWHQHGGRWER from the coding sequence ATGCCCTTGAATCAAATTTTCCGCGGCCAGCCGCGTGCCATGCCCGCACTGCTGGCGGCCGTCGCCGCCAGTTTGTGTCTGTCGGCCTGCGTCGTCGCGCCGCTGCCGGGACCGCCGCCGGCTCAGTACCAGGGTTACCAGGGCGAGCCCGAGGTGGTGGCGCCCGTGGCGCCGCCCGCACCGTATGCCGAGGCGATTACCGTGGCGCCGGCGCCCGGCTATATCTGGATTGGCGGCTTCTGGAGTTGGGGTGGCGGGCGCTACGCCTGGAATGCGGGACATTGGGAAAGGCCGCGCCCCGGCTATCACTGGGCTCCGCGCAGCTGGGCCCAGGGGCCACACGGCTGGCACCAGCACGGCGGCCGCTGGGAGCGTTGA
- the htpX gene encoding protease HtpX → MKRIFLFVLTNVAVVAVLGIVASLLGVNRYLTANGLNLGALLGFALVMGFGGAIISLLISKPVAKWSAGVRVIEQPQSADEAWIVETVRKLATQAGVGMPEVGIFEGEPNAFATGAFKNSALVAVSTGLLAGMTREEIEAVIGHEISHVANGDMVTMTLIQGVMNTFVVFLSRVIGYAVDSFLRKGDDRNSGPGIGYYISTVVLDIVLGFAAAIIVAWFSRQREFRADAGSARLLGRQPMINALARLGGMQPGALPKSVAAMGIAGGVGQLFATHPPIEERIAALQTAAQG, encoded by the coding sequence ATGAAGCGTATCTTTTTATTTGTATTGACCAATGTGGCCGTGGTCGCGGTGCTGGGCATCGTGGCCAGCCTGCTTGGCGTGAACCGCTACCTCACGGCCAACGGGCTGAATCTGGGCGCGCTGCTAGGCTTCGCGCTGGTCATGGGTTTTGGCGGCGCCATCATCTCGCTCTTGATCAGCAAGCCGGTGGCCAAGTGGAGCGCTGGCGTGCGCGTGATCGAGCAGCCGCAGTCGGCCGACGAGGCCTGGATCGTGGAGACCGTGCGCAAGCTGGCCACCCAGGCCGGCGTCGGCATGCCCGAAGTCGGCATCTTCGAGGGCGAGCCGAATGCGTTCGCCACGGGTGCCTTCAAAAACTCGGCGCTGGTCGCCGTCTCTACCGGCTTGCTTGCCGGCATGACGCGCGAAGAAATCGAGGCCGTGATCGGGCACGAGATATCTCACGTAGCCAATGGCGACATGGTGACGATGACGCTGATCCAGGGCGTGATGAACACCTTCGTGGTGTTCCTGAGCCGCGTCATCGGCTACGCGGTGGACAGCTTTTTGCGCAAGGGCGACGACCGCAATTCCGGCCCCGGCATCGGCTACTACATCTCCACCGTGGTGCTCGACATTGTGCTGGGTTTCGCGGCCGCCATCATCGTGGCCTGGTTCAGTCGCCAGCGCGAGTTTCGCGCCGACGCGGGCTCGGCCCGGCTGCTGGGCCGCCAGCCGATGATCAACGCGCTGGCACGGCTCGGCGGCATGCAGCCGGGCGCACTGCCCAAGAGCGTGGCGGCCATGGGCATTGCGGGCGGCGTGGGCCAGCTGTTCGCGACGCATCCGCCGATCGAGGAACGCATTGCGGCGCTGCAGACCGCCGCTCAGGGCTGA
- a CDS encoding DUF3025 domain-containing protein: protein MGALEAVDWQAPWLDVWRVPGERVAQRVAGGMALHEALNREPDNAIAFVPQADLRPGEPYERYIFNSKQCPTREGLHDFFNGLCWIRLPQTKKKLNRLQALEIERAGVQAVRGPVRDALTLFDENAAFLQAPPALWQALIDKDWHRLFVQLRPLWAQARLVLFGHALLEKLVQPRKAVTAHVYLAQTAIHSIAELDAWVATDLTAAKLGAKPFAPLPVLGVPGWWPPNETPAFYDDPEVFRLPRSAAHSPEYPQL from the coding sequence GTGGGGGCACTAGAGGCGGTTGACTGGCAGGCGCCCTGGCTCGACGTCTGGCGCGTGCCAGGGGAACGCGTGGCGCAGCGGGTTGCTGGTGGCATGGCGCTGCACGAGGCGCTCAATCGCGAGCCGGATAACGCCATCGCGTTCGTGCCGCAAGCCGATCTGCGGCCCGGTGAACCCTACGAACGCTATATTTTTAATAGCAAACAGTGTCCGACCCGAGAGGGCTTGCACGACTTTTTCAATGGACTTTGCTGGATTCGCTTGCCGCAGACCAAGAAAAAGCTGAACCGGTTGCAGGCGCTGGAGATTGAACGGGCGGGCGTGCAGGCCGTGCGCGGCCCGGTGCGCGATGCGCTCACCTTGTTCGACGAGAACGCCGCATTTCTGCAGGCGCCGCCCGCGTTGTGGCAGGCCCTGATCGACAAGGACTGGCATCGCCTGTTCGTGCAGCTGCGCCCGCTGTGGGCGCAGGCCCGGCTGGTGCTGTTCGGCCACGCCTTGCTGGAAAAACTGGTTCAACCACGAAAAGCGGTCACAGCCCACGTCTACCTTGCGCAGACAGCTATTCATTCAATAGCAGAGCTCGATGCCTGGGTGGCGACCGACCTGACTGCGGCAAAGCTCGGGGCCAAACCCTTTGCGCCGCTGCCCGTGCTGGGCGTGCCCGGCTGGTGGCCGCCCAACGAAACGCCGGCCTTTTACGACGATCCCGAGGTTTTCCGTCTGCCCAGGTCTGCGGCGCATTCACCCGAATATCCGCAACTTTAG
- the pyrC gene encoding dihydroorotase, protein MTDTLSLTRPDDWHLHVRDGDALHTVVPHTARQFGRAIIMPNLKPPVTTAAQAMAYRERIRAAVPPGVRFEPLMTLYLTDNLPPDEIARAKDAGVVAVKLYPAGATTNSDAGVTDVRKTYPTLEAMQRAGLLLLVHGEVTLPEIDLFDREAVFIEQQLIPLRRDFPELKIVFEHITTKEAAQYVSEADRFTGATITAHHLLYNRNAIFTGGIRPHYYCLPVLKRETHRQALLAAATSGSPKFFLGTDSAPHPAHLKEHASGCAGCYTAHAAIEMYAEAFDGAGALDRLEGFASFHGADFYGLPRNTDTITLRRESWTPPESFPFGEAQLKPLRSGEALPWRMV, encoded by the coding sequence ATGACTGATACCCTGAGCCTGACCCGCCCCGACGACTGGCACCTGCACGTGCGCGATGGCGACGCCTTGCACACCGTGGTGCCGCACACGGCAAGGCAGTTTGGCCGCGCCATCATCATGCCCAACCTCAAGCCGCCGGTGACCACGGCGGCGCAGGCGATGGCGTATCGCGAACGCATCCGCGCGGCGGTGCCGCCGGGTGTGCGCTTCGAGCCCCTGATGACGCTGTACCTGACCGACAATCTGCCGCCCGACGAGATCGCACGCGCGAAGGACGCCGGCGTGGTGGCCGTCAAGCTGTACCCGGCCGGCGCCACCACCAATAGCGACGCCGGCGTGACCGATGTACGCAAGACCTACCCCACACTGGAGGCCATGCAGCGCGCCGGCCTGCTGCTGCTGGTGCATGGCGAAGTCACGTTGCCCGAGATCGACCTGTTCGACCGCGAGGCGGTGTTCATCGAGCAGCAACTGATTCCACTGCGCCGCGATTTCCCCGAGCTGAAGATCGTGTTCGAGCACATCACCACGAAGGAAGCCGCGCAGTACGTGAGCGAGGCGGATCGCTTCACCGGGGCCACCATCACGGCACACCATCTGCTGTACAACCGCAACGCCATCTTCACCGGCGGCATCCGGCCGCACTACTACTGTCTGCCGGTGCTCAAGCGCGAAACGCACCGCCAGGCGCTGCTGGCCGCGGCCACCTCGGGCAGCCCGAAATTCTTTCTCGGCACCGACAGCGCACCGCACCCGGCCCACCTGAAGGAACATGCCAGCGGCTGCGCCGGCTGCTACACCGCGCACGCGGCGATCGAGATGTATGCCGAAGCGTTTGATGGTGCGGGCGCGCTCGACAGGCTCGAAGGCTTCGCCAGCTTCCACGGCGCGGATTTCTATGGCCTGCCGCGCAACACGGACACGATCACGCTGCGCCGCGAGTCGTGGACCCCGCCCGAGAGCTTTCCCTTTGGCGAGGCGCAGCTCAAGCCGCTGCGTTCGGGCGAAGCATTGCCGTGGCGCATGGTTTAG
- a CDS encoding GreA/GreB family elongation factor: MSSLKTEFRTVTELDHVRIHSLVRRQGGVVAGDIAEVIDNADLVRSQEIPANVVTMYSQVLVADVHSGEQRTLTLCYPADTDPAAGFISVLSPVGSSLLGLPIGAIASWTAPDGTRVAAQVQDILFQPEASGDYVL; encoded by the coding sequence ATGTCTTCTCTCAAAACCGAATTCCGTACCGTGACCGAGCTCGATCACGTGCGTATCCACAGCCTGGTGCGCCGCCAGGGCGGTGTGGTGGCCGGCGACATCGCCGAAGTCATCGACAACGCGGACCTGGTCCGCTCTCAGGAAATTCCCGCCAACGTGGTGACGATGTATTCGCAGGTGCTGGTGGCCGATGTGCACAGCGGCGAGCAGCGCACGTTGACGCTGTGCTACCCGGCCGACACCGACCCGGCCGCGGGCTTCATCTCTGTGCTCTCGCCCGTGGGCAGCAGCCTGTTGGGCCTGCCAATCGGTGCGATTGCAAGCTGGACGGCGCCCGATGGCACGCGCGTGGCCGCCCAGGTGCAGGACATCCTGTTCCAGCCCGAGGCCAGCGGCGACTACGTGCTGTAA
- a CDS encoding amino acid ABC transporter ATP-binding protein — protein MIELKHVSKWYGPVQVLTDCSISIQKGEVVVVCGPSGSGKSTLIKTINALEPFQKGEITVDGVAVHDPKTDLPKLRSRVGMVFQHFELFPHLSVTENLTIAQIKVMGRSAEEAKVRGLKMLDRVGLMVHKDKFPGQLSGGQQQRVAIARALSMDPIVMLFDEPTSALDPEMVGEVLDVMVGLANEGMTMMCVTHEMGFARKVSHRVIFMDVGGKILEDCSKDEFFNHPENRAPRTRDFLNKILAH, from the coding sequence ATGATTGAACTCAAACATGTATCCAAGTGGTATGGCCCGGTGCAGGTGCTGACCGATTGCTCCATCAGCATCCAGAAGGGCGAGGTGGTGGTGGTGTGCGGCCCGTCGGGCTCGGGCAAGTCCACCCTGATCAAGACCATCAATGCGCTGGAGCCGTTCCAGAAGGGCGAGATCACGGTCGACGGCGTGGCCGTGCACGACCCCAAGACCGACCTGCCCAAGCTGCGTTCGCGCGTGGGCATGGTGTTCCAGCACTTCGAGCTGTTTCCGCACCTGTCGGTGACCGAGAACCTGACTATCGCGCAAATCAAGGTGATGGGGCGCAGCGCCGAGGAAGCCAAGGTGCGCGGCCTGAAGATGCTCGACCGCGTGGGTCTGATGGTGCACAAGGACAAGTTCCCGGGCCAGCTTTCGGGCGGCCAGCAGCAGCGCGTGGCGATCGCGCGCGCACTCAGCATGGACCCGATCGTGATGCTGTTCGACGAGCCGACCTCGGCGCTTGACCCCGAGATGGTGGGCGAGGTGCTCGACGTGATGGTGGGCCTGGCCAACGAGGGCATGACCATGATGTGCGTGACGCACGAGATGGGTTTTGCGCGCAAGGTCAGCCACCGCGTGATCTTCATGGACGTGGGCGGCAAGATCCTGGAGGACTGCTCGAAGGACGAGTTCTTCAACCACCCCGAGAACCGCGCCCCGCGCACGCGCGATTTCCTGAACAAAATCCTTGCACACTGA
- a CDS encoding amino acid ABC transporter permease has protein sequence MNLDFSIFNWNLIQNFILKGLWFSVMLTVVATAGGVFFGTVLALMRLSGQKWLDAPAALYVNVMRSVPLVMVILWFFLLVPLVIGRPIGAEYSAVVTFTAFEAAYFSEIMRAGIQSIPRGQVFAGQAVGMTYGQNMKLVILPQAIRNMLPVLLTQTIILFQDTSLVYAIGAYDLLKGFETAGKTFGRPMETYLMAAVVYFVICFSLSAIVKRLHKKIAIIR, from the coding sequence ATGAATCTGGACTTCTCGATCTTCAACTGGAACCTGATCCAGAACTTCATCCTCAAGGGTCTCTGGTTCAGTGTCATGCTCACGGTGGTCGCCACCGCTGGCGGCGTGTTCTTCGGCACCGTGCTGGCGCTGATGCGCCTGTCGGGCCAGAAGTGGCTGGACGCGCCCGCCGCGCTGTACGTCAACGTCATGCGCTCGGTGCCGCTGGTGATGGTGATCCTGTGGTTCTTCCTGCTGGTGCCGCTGGTCATTGGGCGGCCCATCGGCGCTGAATACTCGGCCGTCGTGACCTTTACCGCCTTCGAGGCGGCCTACTTCAGCGAGATCATGCGCGCGGGCATCCAGTCGATCCCGCGCGGGCAGGTGTTTGCCGGCCAGGCAGTGGGCATGACCTACGGCCAGAACATGAAGCTGGTGATCCTGCCGCAAGCCATCCGCAACATGCTGCCGGTACTGCTCACGCAGACCATCATTCTGTTCCAGGACACCTCGCTGGTCTACGCCATCGGCGCCTACGACCTGCTCAAGGGCTTCGAGACCGCGGGCAAGACCTTCGGCCGCCCGATGGAAACCTATCTGATGGCCGCGGTGGTGTATTTCGTCATCTGCTTCTCGCTGTCGGCCATCGTCAAGCGCCTGCACAAGAAGATCGCCATCATTCGCTAA
- a CDS encoding amino acid ABC transporter permease, which translates to MAMDWVVFCKDTLSGDVVSGCLGHGRDITYLNWLFTAWGWTVAVSLAALTVALVVGSAIGMIRTLPDKPWLVRLGNAWVELFRNIPLLVQIFLWYFVVPALIPSMKAFPPFILVVLALGLFTSARIAEQVRAGIQALPKGQRYAGMALGFTTPQYYRYVLLPMAYRIIIPPLTSESMNIFKNSAVAFAVSIPELTQYALQVGEETARPIEVYIAVTVLYAISALVINRVFAHIERRARVPGFVSSGTGVGGH; encoded by the coding sequence ATGGCTATGGACTGGGTGGTGTTCTGCAAGGACACCCTGAGTGGCGATGTGGTGTCGGGCTGTCTCGGCCATGGCCGGGACATCACCTACCTTAACTGGCTGTTTACGGCCTGGGGCTGGACGGTGGCGGTGTCGCTCGCGGCGCTGACGGTGGCGCTGGTGGTGGGTTCCGCCATCGGCATGATCCGCACCTTGCCCGACAAACCCTGGCTGGTGCGGCTGGGCAACGCCTGGGTCGAGCTGTTTCGCAACATCCCGCTGCTGGTGCAGATCTTCCTGTGGTATTTCGTCGTCCCGGCGCTGATACCGTCCATGAAGGCATTCCCGCCCTTCATCCTGGTGGTGCTGGCGCTGGGGCTCTTCACTTCGGCGCGCATTGCCGAGCAGGTGCGCGCGGGCATCCAGGCGCTGCCCAAGGGCCAGCGCTACGCGGGCATGGCGCTGGGCTTTACAACGCCGCAGTACTACCGCTACGTGCTGCTGCCCATGGCCTACCGCATCATCATTCCGCCGCTCACCAGCGAATCGATGAACATCTTCAAGAATTCGGCAGTGGCATTCGCGGTGTCCATCCCTGAACTGACGCAGTATGCCTTGCAGGTGGGCGAGGAAACGGCGCGCCCGATCGAGGTCTACATCGCGGTGACGGTGCTCTATGCGATTTCGGCGCTGGTCATCAACCGTGTCTTCGCCCATATCGAGAGGCGGGCGCGGGTGCCGGGCTTCGTGAGCTCCGGCACCGGAGTGGGAGGCCACTGA
- a CDS encoding amino acid ABC transporter substrate-binding protein, whose amino-acid sequence MKKHLLAFAVAAAAAVATGGAFAQAPDTLAKIKDRGAVNLGVRDSSGLAYTLGGGKYVGFHTEMAERIVGDLSKDLGKPLTINYQVITSQNRIPLIQNGTIDFECGSTTNSAARQKDVDFAYTTYVEEVRMAVNKKSGIKSIKDLNGKTIATTTGTTSVQTLRKNERAHNIDFKTVQGKDHADSFLLLEAGRADAFVMDGSILAANIAKSKNPKDFEIVGEVLSTEPIACMLPKGDAKLKKAVDDSIVRQIKDGSLAKLYDKWFMQPIPPNNVSLNMPASESTKNAWAHPNDKPMEDYGNK is encoded by the coding sequence ATGAAGAAACATTTATTGGCCTTTGCCGTTGCGGCTGCTGCGGCCGTGGCCACCGGTGGCGCCTTCGCGCAGGCGCCCGATACGCTGGCCAAGATCAAGGATCGAGGCGCCGTCAACCTGGGCGTGCGCGATTCCTCGGGCCTGGCCTACACGCTGGGCGGTGGCAAGTATGTGGGCTTTCACACTGAGATGGCCGAGCGCATCGTTGGCGACCTGAGCAAGGACCTGGGCAAGCCGCTGACGATCAACTATCAGGTCATCACGTCGCAGAACCGCATTCCGCTGATCCAGAACGGCACCATCGACTTCGAATGCGGCTCGACCACCAACAGCGCTGCACGCCAGAAGGACGTGGACTTTGCCTACACCACCTACGTCGAGGAAGTGCGTATGGCGGTCAACAAGAAATCTGGCATCAAGTCGATCAAGGATCTGAACGGCAAGACCATCGCCACCACCACCGGCACCACCTCGGTCCAGACCTTGCGCAAGAACGAGCGCGCCCACAACATCGACTTCAAGACCGTGCAGGGCAAGGATCACGCCGACAGCTTCCTGCTGCTGGAGGCGGGCCGCGCCGACGCCTTCGTGATGGACGGCTCGATCCTGGCCGCCAACATCGCCAAGTCCAAGAACCCGAAGGACTTCGAGATCGTGGGCGAGGTGCTGTCGACCGAGCCGATTGCCTGCATGCTGCCCAAGGGCGATGCCAAGCTGAAGAAGGCCGTCGACGACAGCATCGTGCGCCAGATCAAGGACGGCTCGCTGGCCAAGCTGTACGACAAGTGGTTCATGCAGCCGATCCCGCCCAACAACGTGTCGCTGAACATGCCGGCCTCCGAAAGCACCAAGAACGCCTGGGCGCACCCCAACGACAAACCGATGGAAGACTACGGCAACAAGTAA
- a CDS encoding LysR substrate-binding domain-containing protein has product METKWLEDFVSLAETHSFSRSAQLRHVTQPAFSRRIQALEAWAGTDLVDRSSYPTRLTPAGETLYDQAMEMLQALQSTRAMLRGHTSAGQDVIEFAVPHTLAFTFFPAWVTSLREKFGPIKSRLIALNVHDAVMRLVEGSCDVLIAYYHSSQPFQLDAARYEMVSLGQEVLSPYAKPDADGSPMFKLPGRPNQPLPYLGYAPGAYLGRVVDLILKQSATAVHLDRVYETDMAEGLKAMAVEGHGIAFLPHSAVKKEVRARRLVAAVMPGAQALEMTMDVRAYREKPVGKEAPKGTAQALWTYLASQAAVK; this is encoded by the coding sequence ATGGAAACCAAATGGCTTGAAGACTTTGTCAGCCTGGCCGAGACGCACAGTTTCAGCCGCTCCGCGCAATTGCGCCACGTCACGCAGCCGGCGTTTTCGCGCCGCATCCAGGCGCTCGAGGCCTGGGCCGGCACCGATCTGGTGGACCGCAGTTCGTACCCGACGCGCCTGACGCCGGCGGGCGAGACGCTGTACGACCAGGCCATGGAGATGCTGCAGGCGCTGCAAAGCACGCGCGCCATGCTGCGCGGGCACACCTCGGCGGGGCAGGACGTGATCGAGTTCGCCGTGCCGCACACGCTGGCCTTCACCTTTTTCCCGGCCTGGGTCACCAGCCTGCGCGAGAAGTTCGGGCCGATCAAAAGCCGGCTGATCGCGCTCAACGTGCACGATGCGGTGATGCGCCTGGTCGAGGGCAGCTGCGACGTGCTGATTGCCTACTACCATAGCTCGCAGCCGTTTCAGTTAGATGCCGCGCGCTACGAAATGGTGAGCCTGGGGCAGGAGGTGCTGTCGCCCTATGCCAAGCCCGATGCCGACGGCAGTCCAATGTTCAAGCTGCCGGGCCGCCCCAACCAGCCGCTGCCGTACCTGGGTTACGCGCCCGGCGCCTACCTGGGGCGGGTGGTGGACCTGATCCTCAAGCAGTCGGCGACCGCGGTGCACCTGGACCGGGTCTACGAGACCGACATGGCCGAGGGTCTCAAGGCGATGGCGGTGGAAGGGCATGGCATCGCCTTTTTGCCGCACAGCGCGGTCAAGAAGGAGGTGCGTGCGCGCAGGCTGGTGGCGGCCGTGATGCCGGGAGCGCAGGCGCTGGAGATGACCATGGACGTTCGGGCCTACCGGGAAAAGCCCGTGGGCAAGGAGGCGCCCAAGGGGACGGCGCAGGCCTTGTGGACTTATCTGGCGTCGCAGGCAGCCGTTAAATAG
- a CDS encoding SDR family NAD(P)-dependent oxidoreductase: MDLKLTNKLALVSGSTAGIGYAIAAALAAEGAQVIVNGRSQASVDGAVSKIKSATGGTVHGFAGDLGTAAAAEELVRQHPNIEILVNNLGIFEATPFEKIPDADWVRFFEVNVLSGVRLARLCLPAMRRANWGRIIFISSESAVQIPVEMIHYGMTKTAQLAVSRGLAESLAGTGITVNSVLPGPTRSRGVGDFVEALAKSQGKSFSEFEKEFFDKVRPTSLIKRFASPDEVASLVTYVASPLASATTGAALRVDGGVLKSAF; encoded by the coding sequence ATGGATTTGAAACTCACGAACAAACTCGCGCTGGTGTCCGGCAGCACGGCCGGCATCGGCTACGCCATCGCCGCCGCCCTGGCGGCCGAAGGCGCCCAGGTGATTGTCAATGGACGCTCGCAGGCGTCAGTGGACGGCGCCGTGTCGAAGATCAAGTCGGCCACGGGCGGCACGGTGCACGGATTTGCCGGCGATCTCGGTACGGCCGCCGCTGCCGAGGAACTCGTGCGGCAGCACCCGAACATCGAAATCCTGGTCAACAACCTTGGCATTTTCGAGGCCACGCCGTTCGAAAAAATCCCCGATGCCGACTGGGTCCGGTTCTTCGAGGTCAATGTGCTCAGTGGCGTGCGCCTGGCGCGTCTGTGCCTGCCCGCCATGCGGCGCGCGAACTGGGGGCGAATTATTTTTATTTCCAGCGAGAGCGCGGTGCAGATCCCCGTCGAGATGATTCACTACGGCATGACCAAGACCGCGCAACTGGCGGTCTCGCGCGGCCTGGCCGAATCGCTCGCCGGCACGGGCATCACGGTCAACAGCGTCCTGCCCGGCCCAACGCGGTCGCGCGGGGTCGGCGATTTTGTGGAAGCGCTGGCCAAGTCGCAGGGCAAGTCTTTCAGCGAGTTCGAGAAGGAGTTCTTCGACAAGGTGCGCCCGACCTCGCTCATCAAGCGCTTCGCGTCTCCGGACGAGGTCGCGTCGCTGGTGACCTACGTCGCGAGCCCGCTGGCATCGGCCACCACGGGCGCTGCCTTGCGCGTGGATGGCGGCGTGCTGAAGAGCGCGTTCTGA